The segment CATCTTCGGCGACGGGTTGAACGGCTTGCCCTTCTCGATGCCGATCGTGGCCAGCATCCCGATCATCACCTTGTCCCGCGGCTCAACCGGTTCCACGCTGATGATGTCGTGGATGTCCTGCAGGGCGCGGATGTCGTAGTAGGGCAGCGTGTACACGGGGATGGGCAGCCCGTCCACGAATTTGGTCGGCTTGGGGTTAGCCGCATCGGCCAGCGGGTACATCTTCAGCGTCTTCGTGTAGGCGTAAGCATCGGCCGCCGTCGCCCCCTTCGCCGGGATGGAGCGAAAGACCAGGACGATGCGGTACGTCGAACTTCGGATCGGGAAATAGCCGTCGGGAATCTGTTCATTGTACCCGGGAGGGATGAGCAGATACTTGCCGCCCTTCCCCTTGTCCGCCCCGACAGGTCCGACCCCCGCGATGGTGGCTTCCCAGGCGTTGACGACCTGGCCGTACAGGCTGGCCTTCTCCGACACGGCAGGCACTTCCAGCACCACCGGCCCCTTGCGGAGGTCCGTCACCGCTGCGATGTAAGGTGTCGCCGTGTTGGCGGTGATGGCTTTGTGCTTCGTCCGCAACGTGTCCGAATACGCCAGGATGACGTTGTCTTCGACGCCCGGCAGGGCGAGCACTCCCTGGCGGAACCGCTGCATGGCCGACGCCGGCATGGCCCACACCACGGCCTCGAACGCGCGTTGGTAAGCGACCTGCTCTTCGAGATCGGGCACGGATTGTTTGGCGCCGGGGAGCGGCTGGCCGCCGGGCGTCTTGTCCTGCGCGGTCACGGCCTGCGTCAGGCAGGGGACGACGAGACAACCGAGAACCAGTGCGGTCCTGGCAAGGGAACACACCCATCTGACTGGCAGTGACCGGAACACGCGCATTCTCCTCGTGAATGAAAATTGAATCTAGGGAAGGTTAAACTAGCGAA is part of the Planctomycetia bacterium genome and harbors:
- a CDS encoding DUF1254 domain-containing protein, which produces MRVFRSLPVRWVCSLARTALVLGCLVVPCLTQAVTAQDKTPGGQPLPGAKQSVPDLEEQVAYQRAFEAVVWAMPASAMQRFRQGVLALPGVEDNVILAYSDTLRTKHKAITANTATPYIAAVTDLRKGPVVLEVPAVSEKASLYGQVVNAWEATIAGVGPVGADKGKGGKYLLIPPGYNEQIPDGYFPIRSSTYRIVLVFRSIPAKGATAADAYAYTKTLKMYPLADAANPKPTKFVDGLPIPVYTLPYYDIRALQDIHDIISVEPVEPRDKVMIGMLATIGIEKGKPFNPSPKMKAAMERGVVDAYHYIQKLTRDLHEKNLWWPDRKWAFVMVPDENRGFEFVNDRAVEVDKRAACWFFYTFYPAVLDEKAGTVYLAPIADTDGKPLEAGSLYRIRVPKDTPAKQFWSITVYDNANWGFIDNPQDRSGLGTFDKDKMKVNDDGSVDIYVGPKAPEGLESNWIPTMDKKPYIWLRLYGPDEPFWKKTWKLPDLVRVK